In the Aquimarina spinulae genome, GAAAGACGTGCTTTTTGGATATGCTTTTAATATCTCTAAATGCCAAGGGTACATGGATTGTGTAAGTGCTTGCGTTGAAGAAAATAATCAGGATCGAAATTCGCAGATGGAGTATATTCGAATTCATGAAATGAAAGATGGTAAAGGTCTTAAGTTTGATGAAGCCGATGACAATTATTACCACGAAGTCCCGGCAGAAGGTCATTTTTATATGGGAACACAATGTTTTCATTGTGACAACCCCCCATGTGTAGAAGTTTGCCCTGTGCAAGCTACATGGCGTGAAGAAGATGGACTAGTAGTTGTAGATTATGACTGGTGCGTGGGCTGTAGGTATTGTATGGCAGCTTGCCCATATGATGGCCGACGATTTAACTGGAGTACTCCCGAAGTTCCCGAAAATGAGATTAACAAAAATCAACATTACTTAGGAAATCGTATGCGTAAAAAAGGGGTAATGGAAAAATGTACTTTCTGTGTACAGCGTTCACGAGCTGGTAAAAATCCCGCTTGTGTAGAAGCTTGCCCAACAGGAGCACGAATTTTTGGAAACTTATTAGACCCGGACAGTACAATACGATGGGTTCTTAATAATAAAAAAGTATTTAGACTAAAAGAAGATCTTGGGACAGAACCTAAGTTCTGGTATTTTATGGATTAATAAAATTGCGTGAGGGATTGAAACGGCATCCTTTTCTGTTACTTCGAGATGTCATTCTGAGCTTGTCGAAGAACGAGAAGTAGGTAAGAAAAGATATAGTGAAAAGCCCGACCCAATGGGCACGCCAAAAAAACAACACATGAAACGACTTAAAGTTTTTGGAAGTTTAGTTAAAGATAGCCTGGATACTACGACTCAAGGCTCAAAAAAATATCACATCTGGATGGCATTTTTGACTTTTGTCATGCTAATTGGTATGTACTGTTATTCTTTACAAATAGAACACGGCCTAAGTGTCACAGGAATGACCGATAGAGTAAGCTGGGGACTGTATATTTCTAATTTTACATTTCTTGTTGGTGTTGCTGCAGCTGCAGTAATGCTCGTTATGCCAACTTACGTACTAAAAGATATTGATTTTAAACAAGCTGTACTTATTGGCGAGGGACTAGCCGTAGCTGCATTGATTATGTGTTTGGCTTTTGTTGTAGCCGATATGGGTGGGCCATCTGTATTGTGGCATATGATACCAGGAATCGGAGTCTTTAATTTTCCAGCTTCAATGTTAACCTGGGATGTTATTGTGCTTAACGGGTATTTATTTTTAAACATCTCGATTCCGTTTTACATTTTGTTTACACGTTATCAGGGAAAAGTGCCTAATCCAAAAATCTATGTTCCAGGAGCAATTTTGTCTGTATTTTGGGCAGTAGCTATTCATTTGGTAACTGCATTTCTATATCAAGGCTTACAAGCTCGTCCTTTTTGGAACAACGCATTATTAGGCCCTCGATTTTTGGCATCTGCCTTTGCTGCCGGGCCTGCCTTGATTATTCTTGTTCTGGCAATCATCAGAACATTTACAGAATTTAAAATAGAAGATAAAACGATCAAAAAAATTGGTATGATCGTTACTGTAGCAGCTCAAATCAACCTGATCATGTTAGTATCTGAGTTATTTAAAGAATTTTATGCTCCAACACACCATAGTGAAAGCGCATATTACTTATTCTTTGGTCTACAAGGTAAAACAGCGTTGTTACCGTGGATATGGACAGCAATTCCTTTAAATGTCTTGGCAACCGTATTGCTAACTTTTGGTAAACTGCGCAACAATTTAAAGGTGTTATATTTCTGTTGTTTTATTCTCTTTATAGCCATCTGGATAGAAAAAGGATTCGGTTTGATCGTTCCTGGCTTTATCCCCGGACCTTATGGAAAAATTTCAGAATACACTCCTACAGGAATAGAAATTGGAGTAACTCTTGGTATTTGGGCTTTAGGAGCTTTTGTTTTTACTATACTGGCAAAAACTGCTATCAAGATAGAAACAGGAAAATTACAGTTTAGAAAAAAATAAATAAAGCCGAATTTTTAATAAAATTCGGCCTTTTAGTATCTAATAATTCTTAGCTTAATGCGCGTAGCGCTTAACTCCTGTGAACAAAGTGTCTTCATAATTATAAAGCTTTGGTACACAATCCAAAAACATATTTTGTTTTTGTGTTGCTGTTTTTAGTTGTTTTCTAATATTTCGTAAAGTTCTCATGATGATTAGTTTTTGATCCCAAGGTATTGGGATAGGTTGATAAATATGAATTATCTGTATCGCCTTTTTGAATTCCAGGTATATCCGATAGGAGCGTTTAATTTTCTTGTGATTCTGTTACTATCTATAGTTCTCATAATTTCTGTTTTTTTTGATTAATGTATAAATTGTTATATTTTTCTAATAGTCGTATTTAAAATTATCTGTATCGTCTTTTCGAATTCCAGGTATATCCAATTGGTGCATTTAATTTTCTCGTGATTCTGTTACTGTCTATAGTTCTCATGATTTTTGTTTTTTTGATTGATGTATAAATTGTTATTTTTTTAAATAGTTATGCTTAAAATTATCTGTAACGTCTTTTCGAATTCCAGGTATATCCAATTGGTGCATTTAATTTTCTTGTGATTCTGTTACTGTCTATAGTTCTCATAATGTCTATTTTTTGATTGATGTATAAATTGTTTTTTTTAAAATTATTGTACCTAAAATTATCTGTAACGTCTTTTTGAATTCCAAACATAACCTTTGGTTGCCGTTAATTTTTTAGTGATTTGATTGTTGTCTAAAGTTCTCATAATTTCTGTTTTTATAATTGATGTATACCTACTAGACGTCGATAAATCATTTTTGTTACAGTACTATGTATAAAAAGGTACTATTTTAACAATTATTAACATTATACACCTATAAAAGGTCAATAAATTAGATATTCTTGCTAAGAATGGGCTTAATTAATAAAACCTGATAAATGTCATTTTTTTAGAAAATGTTCGCGCATACTTTTGACTCATAATCAAAAGTAAGCATGGGTGTAATCTATATACTCTTAACGATTAGTATTATCGTTGCCATCGTCTTTTTTATTAGCTTTATTATATCGGTCAGAAATGGTCAATATGATGATGTCTATACTCCTTCTGTTAGGATGCTTTTTGATGATGAACTTATAAAAGAAAGCAAAGAAAAATCTTCGGAATCCACTAAAACTAAACAATCTTAATATGGAAATGGAACAATTCTATTACGATAATAAAATCGTAAAAAAATTCTTATATGCCACTCTGCTCTGGGGTGTTGTTGGGATGTCTGTAGGCTTGCTACTGGCGTTTCTATTTTTATTCCCTAATCTAACAGATGGAATCTCATGGTTAAGCTTTGGGAGATTAAGACCATTGCATACCAATGCTGTTATTTTTGCATTTGTTGGTAACGCTATTTTTGCAGGAGTATACTACTCTACTCAACGTTTGCTAAAAACCCGTATGTTTAATGATACACTTAGTAACGTTAACTTTTGGGCATGGCAATTGATCATTGTTGGTGCCGCTATTACACTTCCGTTAGGATATACCTCTTCAAAAGAATATGCCGAGTTAGAATGGCCTTTTGATATTGCAATTGCTATTGTCTGGGTAGCCTTTGGATGGAATCTTATTGGAACTATTTTAAAAAGAAGACAACGCCATATGTATGTTGCTATATGGTTTTACCTGGCGACTTTTGTTACAGTAGCTGTTCTCCATATTTTTAATAGCCTTGCATTACCCGTAAGTGCCTTAAAAAGTTATTCTGTATATGCAGGTGTTCAGGATGCTTTAGTACAATGGTGGTATGGTCATAATGCGGTTGCATTCTTTCTTACTACTCCTTTCCTAGGTTTAATGTACTATTTTATTCCAAAAGCTGCAAATAGACCGGTCTATTCATATCGATTATCTATTGTTCACTTTTGGTCTTTAATATTTATCTATATATGGGCAGGGCCTCATCACCTTTTATATTCATCTTTACCAGATTGGGCACAGAATCTTGGTGTAGCATTTTCTGTTATGCTAATTGCTCCGTCCTGGGGAGGTATGATTAATGGATTACTAACATTAAGAGGTGCCTGGGATAAGGTGCGTACCGATCCTGTATTAAAATTTATGGTAGTTGCTATTACTGGTTATGGTATGGCCACTTTTGAAGGGCCTATGTTATCCTTAAAGAATGTAAACGCTATTGCACACTTTAGCGATTGGATTATTGCTCACGTGCATGTTGGTGCATTAGCCTGGAATGGATTTTTAACCTTTGGGATGGCCTATTGGTTAATTCCGAGACTGTTCAAAACCAAATTGTGGTCGACAGGATTGGCTAATGCTCATTTCTGGATTGGTACTCTGGGGATCATCATGTATGCATTACCAATGTATGTTGCCGGATTTGTACAAGCTTCTATGTGGAAACAATTTAATCCAGACGGAACACTTACTTACGGTAATTTCTTAGAAACTGTAAATGAAATCATCCCAATGTACTGGATGCGTGCTATCGGTGGTAGTTTATTCATCTTCGGGATGTTTATCATGTTATACAACGTTATTAAAACCATAAAGAATGGTAGTACCGTGACAGACGAGCTTGCAGAAGCTGCTCCTCTTACCAAAGTGACCAAACATAGAACCGTTAAAGAAGGATATCATACCTGGTTAGAGAGAAGACCTGTAAAACTAACCATTTTTGCTACTATAGCAATCTTAATTGGTGGGGTCGTACAAATAGTTCCTACGTTAATGGTAAAATCTAATATACCAACGATTACCAGCGTAAAACCATATACTCCTCTTGAGTTAGAAGGAAGAGACATTTATATTAGAGAAAGTTGTGTGTCTTGTCATTCACAAATGATCAGACCTTTCCGTAGTGAAGTAGAACGATATGGCGAATACTCTAAAGCAGGTGAATATGTCTATGATCATCCTTTCCTATGGGGAAGTAAGCGTACGGGGCCAGATTTAATGCGAATTGGAGGGAAATATTCTGATAACTGGCACTTAAATCATTTTTATGATCCGCAAACAACCTCTTCGGGATCTATTATGCCAAGTTATAAGTGGCTGATCAAAAACAAGCTTGATCGATCTAATACAGAAACCAAAATGAATGCTATGGTAACTCTTGGTGTTCCTTATACTCCCGAAGAAATTACCAGAGCACAGCAATGGATGGATGAGCAAGCAACTACTATAGAGAAAAACTTGTATACCGATCCCGATTTTGTAAAAACCTACGAAGCTGATAAAAAATATGCACAGGAAAATGGGTTGGACTTTATCGAGATGCGAGATAGAGAAGTTGTAGCCTTGATTGCCTACATACAACGGTTAGGAACCGATATAAAAGTTAAAAACGAAGAAACTGTAGTTCAAACTAAAGAATAAACGCCATGCTAAAATTTATAAAAGGCCATATGGAAAGTATTGAAGGTATTGAAATCTATCCAATGATTTCGCTTCTTATCTTTTTTATCTTCTTTGCCGCATTATTCTGGTGGGTTTTCACCGCAAAAAAAGAGCATATAAAAGAAGTAAGCCAAATTCCATTAGAAACTGAAAACGAAAACGTGTTATGAGAAGTACTGCATCCTATATAAGAATTATTGCTTTTCTATTCCTAGCATACTTATTAATAGAATTAACCGTAGAATCAGGAGAACAATCTGCATTTATAGCACAACCTCTCACCTGGTTAGTATTAGGAATGGTTTTACTGTTTATTATAGCAATAGAAATTAGTTTAGAAGCATTAAGAAGTATCCTCTTTCGTTCTTTAAAACCTGATGCGCAAGAACGCTACATTCTGGCAGAAAAAGCTAAAAAAGAAAAACAATTTAAATGGATTAAAAGCATCTATTTAAAGCTCCTCGACAGTAAACCTGTAGAAAGTGAAGAAGAAATCATTTTGGATCACAACTATGATGGGATTAAAGAGCTCGATAATAATTTACCACCATGGTGGGTGTATATGTTTTATGCTACAATTATATTTGGTATAGTCTATTTAGTTCGCTTTCATGTATTTAATGAATATACCCAAGCAGAAGAATATGAAACTGAAGTAGCCGAAGCGAAAATTGCAATCGAAAAATACAAAAAAACGGCTAAAGATTTGGTAGACGTAAATACGGTTACATTACTAACAGATGCTTCTGATATTAGTGCAGGTAAAGCCGTTTATACAACCAATTGTGTCGCTTGTCATAAGGCAGATGGTGGTGGTGGTATTGGACCAAACCTTACCGATGAACATTGGATTCTGGGAGGAGGTATCAAAAATGTGTTTAGAACAATTTCTGAAGGAGGTCGAGATGGAAAAGGAATGGTTGCTTGGAAACAAACTCTAAAACCTGTTGAAATGGCACAAGTAGCGAGTTACATCATCACATTAGGAGGTACAACTCCAGCCGAACCAAAAGAAGCACAAGGAGAAATATGGACTGATCCCGATATACAGAAATAAAAAAGTAGAAGGAAGAAATTCCTGAATCTGTTTCGGATTTAACAACTGTAGTACTGAACGAATAAAATCAAAACCATTGGAAACACCCGAAAACGAAAGATTTAGAGATTCTATCGGCACCATAAACGAAGAGGGTAAACGTGCATGGGTGTATCCCAAAAAACCTAGTGGTAAATATTACGATTATCGCAAATGGGTGAGTTATGGATTATTGATATTTCTGATTTCTGCTCCTTTCATCAAAATTAACGGTAACCAGTTCTTACTATTTAATGTCCTAGAACGTCGTTTTAACATTTTTGGAGCACCATTTTGGCCACAGGATTTTCATTTGTTTGTGATATCAATGCTCATTGGTGTTATATTTATAACTCTATTCACCGTTGCTTTTGGTAGGATATTTTGTGGATGGATATGCCCGCAAACGATTTTCATGGAAATGGTTTTTCGAAGAATAGAATACTGGATCGAAGGCGATCGTGGAAAACAAATACGCCTGAACAAACAACCCTGGAATGCAGAAAAGATTCGAAAACGTATCCTTAAATGGGTTATATTTTTTATTATTTCGTTTTTAATTGCAAATATATTTTTAGCCTATTTGATCGGAAGCGACGTATTATTACGATATATCATTGATGGACCACTACAACATATAAGTACCTTAATCTCCTTACTTATATTTACGGCTGTCTTTTATTTTGTATTCGCTTGGTTTAGAGAACAGGTTTGTATTATTGCATGCCCCTATGGGAGATTACAAGGTGTATTACTCGACTCTAAATCAATTGTAGTTGCTTATGATTATAAGCGTGGAGAGAAAGAAGAAGGAAGAGCCAAGTTTAAGAAAAATGAAGACCGCCCTTCTACCGGAAAAGGAGATTGTATTGATTGTTTTCAATGTGTACATGTTTGTCCGACAGGAATTGATATCCGTAACGGCACACAGCTAGAATGTGTAAATTGTACGGCTTGTATTGATGCCTGCGATCATATGATGGAAAAGGTAAACCTTCCTAAAGGATTAATACGATATGCCAGTGAAGATAACATTGCTAAAAAAGCAAAATTTAAATTTACCCCAAGATTAAAAGGATATAGCGCTGTTCTGGTAATTCTAACTGGTGTTTTACTAGGAATGTCGTTTCTAAGAAACGACGTAGAAGCAAATATCTTACGACTACCAGGGCAATTATACGAGAGAAAAGAGAATAATATCATTAGTAACGTATACACCTATAAACTGGTTAATAAAACTACGGCAGAAATTGAAGATGTTCGTTTTGAATTGATGTCCCATAAAGGGAAAATAGAACTAGTCACTCATAAGAATTTTAATGTTCCTAAACAAGGAATTGCCGAAGGTACTTTGTTTATTGAAATTAATGGTGCTGCTCTAAATGGGGATAGTGACCGATTAAAAATCGGAGTATATAGCAACGACAAATTAATCGAAACGACAACCACCGCATTTTTAGGACCTAGAAGTTATAGATAATAAAAAGTATAAATTATAGTGGATTGTAGCCTTTGCCTGAATGACAAGTGTATTTTGATATTTTGTTCCTTTTCATCATTCTGGCATAGGCCCAACCCATAACCGAACTAAAGAAAAATATTATGAAAATAAACTGGGGAACCGCCATCGTATTAGTATTTATAGGGTTTATCTCTTTTATCCTATATTTTGTTGTAAAAATGAATATTAATTCAGACTATGAACATGATTTGGTAACAGAAGATTATTATAAGCAAGAACTCGCTTTTCAGAATGAAATCAATGCTGAAAAAAACTCAAAAACATTACTAAAAGATGTTATAGTTAAAAAAACGGCAGTAGGTCTAGCCATCTCTTTTCCAGAAGATAAAAACTACAATGATATTTCTGGCACTATATCCTTCTACAGACCATCGAATAAAAAGTTGGATTTCGAAATTCCTATTTCACTCTCTGCTTCAGAAGTAATAATTGAAGATAAGAATCTATTAGAAGGACGTTGGAACATCACCATCGATTGGAAATACGAAAACATTTCATATTTGTTTAAAAAATCATTTACATATTAAAAAATGCTTATCTCTGCACTCATACTTGGTCTATTGGGTAGTTTTCACTGTGTGGGAATGTGCGGCCCTATTGCCTTTATGTTGCCGGTAAATAAGTCTAATACTACTCAAAAATTCTTCCAGGTATTTCTGTATCATTTTGGGCGATTATTATCCTATAGCATCATTGGATTATTCTTCGGAATCATAGGAAAGAGTTTAAATCTTTTCGGGTTACAGCAAAAGTTATCTATTGCAGTTGGGGTTTTGATGATCATAATTGTAATGATCCCTTATCAAACTTTTTCTAAATACAATTTCTCAAAACCGATCTATAAAATTATCTCCAAAGTCAAAAATGCTTTGGGCGAAGCCTTAAAAAAGAAAACACCAGATACTTTTCTTTCTATTGGTTTCTTAAATGGTTTTTTGCCCTGTGGTTTGGTGTATATGGCTGTTTTTGGAGCCATTGCCTCTGGCCATATCCTTAAAGGTAGTTTATATATGACTTTTTTTGGGTTAGGAACCATACCCTTAATGACAATGGCTGTATATGCCGGGAATTTTTTAACCCGAAAAGCACGACAACACGTTCAAAAAATTATTCCAGTGTTTGTAGTCATAATTGGGCTATTATTTATCATACGAGGTCTTGGATTAGGCATACCATATCTTTCTCCCAAACCTGTAACCGAAATAGTTTCTGCAAATTTTGAGTGCCACTAACTACAGATTTTAGTGGATTATATTTTAATTATAATAGCACATTTAAGGTCTGTATTTTTATAGTACTATGACCCCTAACAAAATACCCTTCTCTACTTGCCAAAACACATATTGTAACCTTTGTTACCAAAACAAAGAATGAAAAACGTTAAATTTATGAGGTAAAACAGTAAATGTTTGCCAAATGAAAAGACGAAACTTTGTTAAAAAAGCAGTACTAAGTTCTATGGTAACAGTCATAGGATATGATATTGTTTTTGGAGCCATAATGCCCGAAGGATATGAACCACTAGCATTGCAGGGTTCAGATCCTTATAAAATGTTCAAAAAAGATAAAGAAATGGTAATCTTAAATGATAAACCATGGAACATTGAGGCTAAAGCTCATTTATTGGATGATAAAATAACTCCTAATAAATATATGTTTATTAGAAACAATGGTCTAATTCCTAATACTATAAATGCCAAAAATTGGACATTAACTATTGATGGAGAATCTGTAGTCCA is a window encoding:
- the ccoG gene encoding cytochrome c oxidase accessory protein CcoG: METPENERFRDSIGTINEEGKRAWVYPKKPSGKYYDYRKWVSYGLLIFLISAPFIKINGNQFLLFNVLERRFNIFGAPFWPQDFHLFVISMLIGVIFITLFTVAFGRIFCGWICPQTIFMEMVFRRIEYWIEGDRGKQIRLNKQPWNAEKIRKRILKWVIFFIISFLIANIFLAYLIGSDVLLRYIIDGPLQHISTLISLLIFTAVFYFVFAWFREQVCIIACPYGRLQGVLLDSKSIVVAYDYKRGEKEEGRAKFKKNEDRPSTGKGDCIDCFQCVHVCPTGIDIRNGTQLECVNCTACIDACDHMMEKVNLPKGLIRYASEDNIAKKAKFKFTPRLKGYSAVLVILTGVLLGMSFLRNDVEANILRLPGQLYERKENNIISNVYTYKLVNKTTAEIEDVRFELMSHKGKIELVTHKNFNVPKQGIAEGTLFIEINGAALNGDSDRLKIGVYSNDKLIETTTTAFLGPRSYR
- a CDS encoding CcoQ/FixQ family Cbb3-type cytochrome c oxidase assembly chaperone, which codes for MLKFIKGHMESIEGIEIYPMISLLIFFIFFAALFWWVFTAKKEHIKEVSQIPLETENENVL
- the ccoN gene encoding cytochrome-c oxidase, cbb3-type subunit I gives rise to the protein MEMEQFYYDNKIVKKFLYATLLWGVVGMSVGLLLAFLFLFPNLTDGISWLSFGRLRPLHTNAVIFAFVGNAIFAGVYYSTQRLLKTRMFNDTLSNVNFWAWQLIIVGAAITLPLGYTSSKEYAELEWPFDIAIAIVWVAFGWNLIGTILKRRQRHMYVAIWFYLATFVTVAVLHIFNSLALPVSALKSYSVYAGVQDALVQWWYGHNAVAFFLTTPFLGLMYYFIPKAANRPVYSYRLSIVHFWSLIFIYIWAGPHHLLYSSLPDWAQNLGVAFSVMLIAPSWGGMINGLLTLRGAWDKVRTDPVLKFMVVAITGYGMATFEGPMLSLKNVNAIAHFSDWIIAHVHVGALAWNGFLTFGMAYWLIPRLFKTKLWSTGLANAHFWIGTLGIIMYALPMYVAGFVQASMWKQFNPDGTLTYGNFLETVNEIIPMYWMRAIGGSLFIFGMFIMLYNVIKTIKNGSTVTDELAEAAPLTKVTKHRTVKEGYHTWLERRPVKLTIFATIAILIGGVVQIVPTLMVKSNIPTITSVKPYTPLELEGRDIYIRESCVSCHSQMIRPFRSEVERYGEYSKAGEYVYDHPFLWGSKRTGPDLMRIGGKYSDNWHLNHFYDPQTTSSGSIMPSYKWLIKNKLDRSNTETKMNAMVTLGVPYTPEEITRAQQWMDEQATTIEKNLYTDPDFVKTYEADKKYAQENGLDFIEMRDREVVALIAYIQRLGTDIKVKNEETVVQTKE
- a CDS encoding sulfite exporter TauE/SafE family protein, giving the protein MLISALILGLLGSFHCVGMCGPIAFMLPVNKSNTTQKFFQVFLYHFGRLLSYSIIGLFFGIIGKSLNLFGLQQKLSIAVGVLMIIIVMIPYQTFSKYNFSKPIYKIISKVKNALGEALKKKTPDTFLSIGFLNGFLPCGLVYMAVFGAIASGHILKGSLYMTFFGLGTIPLMTMAVYAGNFLTRKARQHVQKIIPVFVVIIGLLFIIRGLGLGIPYLSPKPVTEIVSANFECH
- the ccoS gene encoding cbb3-type cytochrome oxidase assembly protein CcoS; translated protein: MGVIYILLTISIIVAIVFFISFIISVRNGQYDDVYTPSVRMLFDDELIKESKEKSSESTKTKQS
- the dsrP gene encoding sulfate reduction electron transfer complex DsrMKJOP subunit DsrP; the encoded protein is MKRLKVFGSLVKDSLDTTTQGSKKYHIWMAFLTFVMLIGMYCYSLQIEHGLSVTGMTDRVSWGLYISNFTFLVGVAAAAVMLVMPTYVLKDIDFKQAVLIGEGLAVAALIMCLAFVVADMGGPSVLWHMIPGIGVFNFPASMLTWDVIVLNGYLFLNISIPFYILFTRYQGKVPNPKIYVPGAILSVFWAVAIHLVTAFLYQGLQARPFWNNALLGPRFLASAFAAGPALIILVLAIIRTFTEFKIEDKTIKKIGMIVTVAAQINLIMLVSELFKEFYAPTHHSESAYYLFFGLQGKTALLPWIWTAIPLNVLATVLLTFGKLRNNLKVLYFCCFILFIAIWIEKGFGLIVPGFIPGPYGKISEYTPTGIEIGVTLGIWALGAFVFTILAKTAIKIETGKLQFRKK
- a CDS encoding 4Fe-4S dicluster domain-containing protein is translated as MSDNTKKWFSLNLNSKKKQSTGSCGCGKTSGGCGSHTKDQISDKEFDAAVDAAIGDERKKDGFDQVFDVQMDRRTAFRKLTASLVIGAGAVSTSCNLTTGEETKEKAQIDWEEQFKGNYKLMTDEEKKATVDRLVRSYQLRKGKNISMSSKNAEKDVLFGYAFNISKCQGYMDCVSACVEENNQDRNSQMEYIRIHEMKDGKGLKFDEADDNYYHEVPAEGHFYMGTQCFHCDNPPCVEVCPVQATWREEDGLVVVDYDWCVGCRYCMAACPYDGRRFNWSTPEVPENEINKNQHYLGNRMRKKGVMEKCTFCVQRSRAGKNPACVEACPTGARIFGNLLDPDSTIRWVLNNKKVFRLKEDLGTEPKFWYFMD
- a CDS encoding FixH family protein, translated to MKINWGTAIVLVFIGFISFILYFVVKMNINSDYEHDLVTEDYYKQELAFQNEINAEKNSKTLLKDVIVKKTAVGLAISFPEDKNYNDISGTISFYRPSNKKLDFEIPISLSASEVIIEDKNLLEGRWNITIDWKYENISYLFKKSFTY
- a CDS encoding cbb3-type cytochrome c oxidase N-terminal domain-containing protein, which translates into the protein MRSTASYIRIIAFLFLAYLLIELTVESGEQSAFIAQPLTWLVLGMVLLFIIAIEISLEALRSILFRSLKPDAQERYILAEKAKKEKQFKWIKSIYLKLLDSKPVESEEEIILDHNYDGIKELDNNLPPWWVYMFYATIIFGIVYLVRFHVFNEYTQAEEYETEVAEAKIAIEKYKKTAKDLVDVNTVTLLTDASDISAGKAVYTTNCVACHKADGGGGIGPNLTDEHWILGGGIKNVFRTISEGGRDGKGMVAWKQTLKPVEMAQVASYIITLGGTTPAEPKEAQGEIWTDPDIQK